From Micropterus dolomieu isolate WLL.071019.BEF.003 ecotype Adirondacks linkage group LG06, ASM2129224v1, whole genome shotgun sequence:
ATGCAGGCTCAGGGAAATGTGATCCAGGGCAGTATGATGGGCAACTTCATCAACATCTACCAGCAGGAAGGAACAAGAGGACTGTGGAAGGTACAGTAAGACTGAAAATGCTCCATTAGCTTTGATAAATGACCTCGGTCTCCACAGGTTTCAAGTAGCACAGCACTGTTCTATAATGCTCAAATGTTCAGTATTGTAATGTTCCCTCTCCTTCTGCCTCAGGGTGTCTCTCTAACGGCTCAGCGGGCAGCCATCGTTGTCGGGGTTGAGCTACCAGTCTATGACATCACCAAGAAGCATCTGATCCTGTCGGGTTACATGGGGGACACCGTGTACACACACTTCTTGTGAGTTTGCCGAGTCATCTGGATATCTTGTTGCTGTCTCATGTGATGGTTGTCTCTGGGAGAAAATTTCTTGTCGGGGCAAGACATGTTAAGGTGGATCTATAAAATGATGAACTGCCCTGTTCAACAAATGGATGTGTTGACCCACATCATTAGATTGCCCACTGATTCTTGAAATATGCTTGTTATATTCTCTCAATGTTCACTTGATATAACAATAGTTTTTCCCATagacaattatttttttaataattcttcTAAACACTCAATGTGTATTAAGTTAAATTGTCAAccttgtggggtttttttttttacagttgttATCAGCAGCACACGCACCACCACGGCAATGtttattaaacaattaattaatagaCGAAAATATAGAATCTACAGATTATCACTTGAACCTGTGTATTGTCATCCCCCAGGTCCAGCTTTGTGTGTGGTCTGGCGGGGGCTTTGGCCTCCAACCCTGTGGACGTAGTCCGGACACGCATGATgaaccagagaggaggagctcTCTACCAGGGAACACTGGACTGTGTATTGCAGGTCAGTCACAATCCCCAAAATGGAGAAAACAAACATCCTACACTTGTTCCAGTTCAGATTGTGTTTGTAGATGACTATGTTAAAGAAGCACTCCACCATCAGGTTACTCATTATGGGTGCTACGCAGCCCATGAAAACAGTTGCATAATGTTTTCTGTGGCTCTAAAGGGAGAAAATAACTCCCGATAAATATGTGTGCTAGGTAGGATGGTACTAACTAACTAAGATACTATTGgttgcattctgggaaatgtaggatccagtgttttgaAGCTTGAACCACTATGGACTAAAGGTCTGCATATTTCACCCCCAGCTACTTCAAATTAGACTTTTCTACTTTTTTATCTGTCTCTTGTGACTCCCACAGATTTTTAGAAGTGCAGTAGTACCTTACTGAAGTATTCCTTTAAGTACAGGCTTCTTCATGACTTATCTGTGAATGAgaagcatctgtgtgtgtacgtTTGATTTTTGCCTCCTGTGATAATGATTATTTAATGTAGTTATGTTGGACACACAGAGAACTTTAGAACGACCATCAGAGGATAACAAGATAAAATGGgttttaaacatgtttgttttcttttcagacGTGGCGCTCCGAGGGCTTTATGGCCCTCTACAAGGGTTTCTTTCCCAACTGGCTCCGCCTGGGCCCGTGGAACATCATTGTATCCTTTAACTATCTCATTAGTGCACCAGTCTGTTTACATATATCCTCTGTGATGCAATATCTTTTGAGCTGGAGAAATCAGCAGGAAAAATTTGTAAATTCTGTTATGCATTCAGTGACGTATGTATGTGATTCCAAGCCATGCTCCACTGGAGGAAAACTTAGCTTAATGCTAGCTAACTCTCTTATGTAACTTTGTCAAACTACTGCCAGAGGAACCCCTGGTTAGAGAGGACGTATGGCCTTCAGGGGCCtcattggggggggggggggggggggggggggggggggggggggggggggggggggtaagaGGAAGAGGGACAGGTgggaagagaaaaggaaagagtgAAAGACGAGGAAAGTCTTTCTGCAAAGGCCAAAGAGTTACAGGGGGTAAGAGAAGCGCAGACGGTTTGTCATCGTGCTCCAACTAGGCCTCAACAATGTAATGAGATTATTGACTTGTTACAACAGTGTAGACTGAGGTAACAAGGAAACGTTAACAAGGGAAGCTTTGAGCTGAAATACAGACAGAGCCAAAATCTCTGGGCCTCACATTCTGCTAAACAAAAATGTCTACTCCTCTTGCCTGCGTTCCTTTACTCTCTATCCAGTTCTTCCTCACATATGAACAGCTGAAAAAGATCAACGTATGACTGACAGAATGAGACACGTATGATCGCACGCTCTGAGATGAGCTGACGGGACCAAAATCGGGAAAAGGCTGGATATGGAACCACTGAACGGGGGAAGACCCGTGTAGGAGTGGCGGCATGGTTGCCTGATTCCTGTTGGGGCTTCATGTCTCCTAAAGCCTGTGGCAAGTGTGGAAGACACTCATATCTGATGTTTTAGCTCATCCGAATGCTATGCTAAGCTTAACCgctcatttaattttaatactgGCCCCATGGATTCACGTAAATGTCACCTAAATTATTGACAGGTAAATGGGAGAGAAGTGTCTAATACTGTTGTTTATGAAGCTTTATTGTCAGTCAGAAGCTGCTTTAAAAAGGACCCCAATGTCATGTGGAATACACATGAGGGGTTTTCTGCCTTCTACACTCCAAATTGAGTGCCTTAGTTTGTCATACAGACAGCCTGCACCAGAGTTGCATAAAGACTGTGACTGTCATATATAGCAAGCAGCGATCATTCccttttgaaaagaaaaatgcttgTGTGTTGTGAGTCAACAATTTGGACTAGAATCTGGCAGGTTTTCTAAtttgggaggtgtgtgtgtgcatgtgaggaCAGGTGAAATTATTTATTCTCCCTGGAGTATTTACAGAGCCAAGAATACATCATGTTGTACTGTAATAAATAAGTCATTTAAACATCCTGAGGACCAGTGTGGGTGCTTAGACAgggcgcgcgcgcacacacacacacacacacacacacacacacacacaccacatgccCATATGTGGCGAGACTAGTGGTCCCCCATGTAAGTGCAGACAGTAAATATAACCTGGGGCAGCTGCGGGTTGACTCTGCGTTCTTGTGTTATTCTATACGTTGCTGTAAAGATTATTTACATAAGTTATGTAAGCCTCGGTATTTTATCCCACACCGCTGTAGATTTAGATCACTGGGTCAGATTAGGCCATCCAAGGTGAGTCATTTGACAATGTTTATTGCTTGAAGGCAATAAAACCACTCCACATAATCCATAGTCAACTCTAGGTATATTTTCATGTACTGTATTTGCACACTGTATGCTTATCTGTGAGCTGTCTTTGTAAAGAATAAATATGTTGCTGGCTGTCGCATGTGTGCGATGCCACAGTGTAAGCCAGTGTATTTTTGTCATACATTTTGATGTTGATTTAAAGGCtgtatatttgaaataaaagcGACAAACCTACTATgtgctttgctttgttttcaccACAGTGTGGTGCTGTGTAGCTACACAAACCAAACCAACTCAACCTGACCCAGTTGAAACCAATAACTGTTTGAGTCTTCTTATTCCCAACCCTCAACTTTGAGGCTATAAATCTAGCACAGTTGTGTTGTTTCTGAGGGATTGCCCAGTTTCTTtcaaacacatgttcatgcaGCATCCCACAAACAATGACATGAATTATTCAGAGGAATCTAAGATGTAATTGCTCTTTTATTTCTGTGGGTAAATTCCCAGTTTTCCCTCATCAGAGCTGTTTTGAGGAGGTGGTGGGAGCTCGAGGGAGTGCAGCAGGAAACTTTGCAGTGAACTCGCAGTCTCTGTGTACAGGCATGCCTTGTTCCTTTATTTAGGGAGCATCACCATGGGACTTATTACTTGTGTGAGAACTGTTATTGTTGTATCTGCTTCATCTAAGCCACCGTGGGTTGCACTGCCACATTATTGTTGGTGTGACGAGCATGGTTGTGTTGAATAACAATCAATTCTAAACAATGCCACAGAGCGTGATGGAGGAGACTAGGGTCTGTATGCTGGTTTAAACActtgtgtacagtatatacattttAGACCTTAAGGGCACCTTGTTTTCCAAGACAGGCTGACATCTATGTCAAATAAAGGCACATAAACACCCCGCCCTGTCCATAAGGCAAGATGAAGGAGAGAATAAGAATAATGTGTGGCTTGTGCCAGGAATTGGCATCTATAGATTGGCATTATAGGCTGCTGCCTGGCATCACGTCTCTGGCACAGTCCTCTACAAGCTGGACAACTATGGCCACGGGGGATTCCGGCAGTCACAGACATGCTGCATTATGGGTATTATTTGCTGCCTGGCCCAAGGGTGCAGGGGGCTGGCTCTATTGTGTTCCAGGGATCAGAGTGAGCTTTTGTGTCAGAGGGATAAGGCTCTGCTCCAAACACCCTgccctttttctctcctttttttttgttctttcagCCGTTTCTCAGATGAAAACGCTGCTCGCTGCAACACACGGGTGAATAAATGAATGGATAAATGGACGAGCTGATGGAAATGTAGACGAGACAAATCTATCGTAGTCTGTTGATCCATTCGTAGTCTGATGATCCATTTGGAATAAGGACTGTGCTGCTTCTGGGCTGCACAGTGCTGACAGAAAAGAAATTACAGGCTTATTGCCATTTTTTTTTGCTCAATATTGCCTTTGAGATATGGGCTGAAATACAATAGAATAGTTTTTGAAAGATGCTCAGAAAATGCCTGGGTGCTTAGTTTGAGTAAAATTAATGATTTTCCCTTCTGAAAATACATTGTTTACAGGCCACAGATTCtgcataacatcaaactacctTGCTTAGAAAGCTGTCTGAAACATCTTTCTCCAGGAGAAAAAATATTGCAGCCTTCTGCAATTTGAAATTGTGCCTGTAGTGAATATTGTGATAAATTGTACAGCTGGTGTGTGAACAAAAAGCTGACAAAGTGAGGATTTCAAACAAGGGGAGACAACAGATCCTGCAAATATGTAAATGATGCTTTAGGAACTCTTCCCTGACAAAGATCAGAGGTATTTCTATAGTGAATCTCAGAAAGAGACAAATATCACAGCAAGACTCTGCAGGGataatattacaaaaatgaCTAGAagataatacaaaaacaagaagTGTCACAAGATCagtattaaaggaatagtttgacattttgggaaatagcctaaatttatttgttgttttgcaaaGAGTTATGATACCACTCTCCTGTCTGTACACTAAATGTGTCGttggagccagcagctggttagcttaatataaagactggaaacagtcAAATATGTACAAAAACGAAGTGAACTGGGAGTTAAGCAGCTTTGACTTGTTTTGGCCGGGAAAATAAAAGCCAAGACACAGTCCAGCATTGGTTGTTTTACAGGGTGTTATGCCCCCTGTAaaaccctacttctcacttgatttattaccacAGTCAACATTTGggtaatgagtttatggtctcaattgctagtttcaagtcttcttcaatccagcatgatgttcattctGTAAATTATGGTCTagtttagaggaaaatagatgataaagcagggtatgcatTAGGGCTTGGTGACTTTGTGAATGACTCACTATCACAGCAACCTACAcctatccactgcactgtgtaacCTCAATGATGGATGGAAACTTTAGGAGTCCCCACTATACACTGTAGCATCTGAACTTTGTCAGCTGGCTGTCTATCATCATCAATAACAGAATATGAGAAAGTTGCCTTCAGTTCTTATCTGTTACACCCATAAAAATGCTCAATTGCCTAAGTCGATGATTCATCTCGACTAAAACTCTTCATCCAAACAAACAACAGGCCCTCTAAATCACAGCGCAGTCGACCTACATTTATACACCACTGGAAGGGGACTGGGACCCCGGGGAGACAGGATCACAAGGATGAGCCGCTGGTAATGCTGCTCCATTGTTCCATTAAGACGGGAATAGGCCAACAGAGTGAATGTTAAAGGAGATAAAGGGAGGGGAGATTTGTTCCACATGTTGGCTTCTTTGACTCTGTGACACCGAGAGTCAGGGAAAGTGAAGTTGTGTCACTTATGAAGACACTTTAATGTTCCTGTGACATCTATGTATAGTTTAAATGATATTTTAGtgccttttgtgtgttttttaaaagaaagtcagacattttggcaattaaataaaataaaataatttcttgcCAAAAGCTAGATGAGACGATTGCCACTCATTGTGTTTGTCAATTAATTATGAGGCCATAGCAAGGAAATGGTTAGCTTACCTTAGCTTAGTTTAAACGCTGGACACAGGGTAATATtagtctggctctgtctaaaggttGAGAAAAATCCACCTTCCATCAcatttaaagctcactaattaacacacaTTACacctcatttgtttaatctgtataaaAACTAAAGTGTACAAATAATGTTGTGGTTTTACTTAGCTGGGATAACcatctcctggctgtagctttatataCGGGTCATGAGAGTGGTgtcacatttcccaaaatgtggtTATACTGTAAGTccacacacatttaaagtaTGTCTCTGGTGCTTAGCAGTGACTTTACAGTAACTTTTTTGTACTcatggtgggggggggggttcaccTCTGTAACATAGCAATATTTTCATAGCTCTTTCTAAACATTGTTGTAAGAAAGCAGGTTTTCccttcttgttcttgttttatCTTCCTTATTACTGGAGACTACATCCCAAAAATTAATACACAGCAGATGAGCGAGGAATACAGCCATCATAACATTATGTCCCGGTTAGACGTATTCAGTCTTATGTAATTCCAGAGGACAAACACTAGGCAGAGCTCATGTGCTTTCTTACAGCTATAAGACATCAAAACCGAGGAGTAAACACACCATCTGCCTGTCTCCAACCGCCAGACTCTGTCTTGCTCTCTATGACCCGCTCAGTCACAGCTCGCTCATTAATATCCCAGCTTCTGATAAGgaataaatattcaaatattcagCAGTATCAGTTTCCTTGGACGCCTGATTTAAAATTCCCTGCCCTCAGGCACAGCATGCACAGCATGCACAatccatacaaacacacacacacacacacacacgcctctcATGTGTGTTGGTGGCGTTAGTGGGATTGCTCACTGACACTGGAGTCCTCCCACATACACACTACAGTCTGAAGCTGCTGTTCTCCACTTCTGTTTATCTCTCGCTctcaccctttttttttttgaaaagagGGAGAGGCATGGAGGTGGGAAAGAGAGGTGAAAGACTGAGGTGTGGAGCCAGGATAAAAATTAGGTGAAGGAATGAGATGTTAGATGGAGTCAACGGGGAGATATGAGAAAACTTTATTGGAAGTCAGCTGCCGTTAAGCCAAGGATGAGTGCCCGGAGAAAGAGAATAGAAGAtgacaagaaaagaaaggaTTGGTGGAAGAGAGGGTAGGATGCAACACACGTCCTGATACTCTGCTGCGCTCCAATTAGCATCCATATGATGCCTCTAGGACAGTGGTTGTCAACGACTCAAGACACAAATGGGCTGCGAGACATAGGGTTACTGGCCCTGACTTTATATGACTTGAGAACAGTCTAAGAACTAGgtaaaaatggaaaatgtttttttgtgatgcCAGATGCCAGCAAATACTAACCAGTGCATTATTTACTCTCCAAATCAAATCTCCAAATCTGAAAAACCCTGAAGgtacagagaaaacaggtgaaTTGATCTTCATTTTACTAATGAAGGAAATTTTACCTAGCACACCTCATTAGGGTCATTTTGGCTTAAGACTGGAGATATATCTATCACTGAGCCTGCTTTGCAAACTGGGGGTTTAGAGTGTATAAAACCTGGGGTTCACCAGGTCAGACAAAGACAAGTTGTTGGTTatattatgggaaatgtaggatcaaGGATTTTGTTTGGAGCTTGACTCACAGTAGGAACTACAAGAACAGTCAGGATATCTCCACCTCTACCTGCTGCTTTAATATTGATCATTCTGCTTTTAATCTGCCTCTTGGAGTACCACTTTAAACATGAAATGATTTATTGACCTTGGAAATAGCAGATTGACACAACAATCCCAACACAAGAGCCACTTACAAGCTTTTTCCAGATCTTTCAACAAGGTCCTCATCAACAGACTTGGCTCAGTTGGCTCAGATGCAATGGAGATGGAATTGCTGACATGCAAGCAAACTGAATGTTATGGAAAAAGCTAGTACATGGACCTTGAGTTGTGTTGTCAAGGAAGAAAGTTTTTGGATTGGTGAAACCTAATCAATACAGATACTTCCATTCAGGGAGGTTGCTAAATGGTCTGGGAGAATATACAAATAATGCAAATCACATGCCTTGGCCTTGTGTTAGACAGTGTTTTCCACCACCATCAACAAAA
This genomic window contains:
- the LOC123972352 gene encoding kidney mitochondrial carrier protein 1; translated protein: MSNVNWKPFVFGGLASVTAECGTFPIDLAKTRLQVQGQVGDSKYREIRYRGMLHAIVRICREEGLRALYSGIAPAMLRQASYGTIKIGTYQSFKRLLVDRPEDETLLTNVMCGVLSGVISSSIANPTDVLKIRMQAQGNVIQGSMMGNFINIYQQEGTRGLWKGVSLTAQRAAIVVGVELPVYDITKKHLILSGYMGDTVYTHFLSSFVCGLAGALASNPVDVVRTRMMNQRGGALYQGTLDCVLQTWRSEGFMALYKGFFPNWLRLGPWNIIFFLTYEQLKKINV